A part of Amycolatopsis lurida genomic DNA contains:
- a CDS encoding SDR family NAD(P)-dependent oxidoreductase, whose translation MKSFTDKVVVITGAGSGIGKALAIELAGRGARLALSDVDAVRAASTVAECEKAGATAKAYALDVADRDAVLAHAEEVAVDFGGANVVVNNAGVALGATVEEMTWDDYDWLMGINLGGVVNGTKAFLPQVIASGDGHIVNLSSVFGFIGVPTQSAYNAAKFGVRGFTEALRQEMLIARHPVKVSCVHPGGIKTNIARDARGGVERDIDKAAEGFEKIARTTPEKAAQTIVRGIERGTARILIGPDAYAIDAIPRVLGSFYQRPLALLGRMGMKRL comes from the coding sequence ATGAAGTCGTTCACGGACAAGGTCGTGGTGATCACGGGCGCGGGCTCGGGGATCGGCAAGGCGCTCGCGATCGAACTGGCGGGGCGGGGCGCCAGGCTGGCGCTGTCCGATGTCGACGCCGTCCGTGCGGCGAGCACCGTTGCGGAGTGCGAGAAGGCGGGCGCGACCGCGAAGGCGTACGCACTCGACGTCGCCGACCGTGACGCCGTCCTCGCGCACGCCGAGGAGGTCGCCGTCGATTTCGGCGGCGCCAACGTCGTGGTGAACAACGCCGGGGTCGCGCTCGGGGCCACGGTCGAGGAAATGACCTGGGACGACTACGACTGGCTGATGGGGATCAATCTCGGCGGCGTGGTCAACGGCACGAAGGCTTTTCTGCCGCAGGTGATCGCCTCGGGTGACGGGCATATCGTCAACCTTTCGAGTGTGTTCGGCTTCATCGGCGTGCCCACGCAGAGTGCATACAACGCGGCGAAATTCGGGGTGCGGGGGTTCACCGAGGCGCTGCGGCAGGAAATGCTGATCGCCCGGCATCCGGTCAAGGTCAGCTGCGTGCATCCCGGCGGCATCAAGACGAATATCGCCCGTGACGCGCGAGGCGGCGTCGAGCGGGACATCGACAAAGCGGCCGAAGGATTCGAAAAGATCGCGAGGACGACGCCGGAGAAGGCGGCACAGACCATCGTGCGCGGTATCGAACGGGGGACGGCGCGCATCCTGATCGGCCCGGACGCGTATGCCATCGACGCGATTCCCCGTGTGCTCGGCTCTTTTTACCAGCGGCCACTCGCCCTGCTGGGGCGCATGGGAATGAAGCGGCTCTGA
- a CDS encoding CTP synthase C-terminal region-related (seleno)protein, with protein sequence MTQKARVALVGDRSDGVRSHVRIPTLFARLAERDDLELDAYWIPTDAAGDLTGFDGVWLVPGSPYRSEAGAVETVRAARENGIPFLGTCAGFQHALLEFARNVCGLDGIGHAENAPDSPDRLIVPLACSLVGHEGAVHVTPGTLAARVLGVERSVERYHCSYGLDARHLDTLAANGVVFSGFDGDGDARIAELPEHPFFLATLFQPELAGDGTRPHPLVQAFARAAADHAKLSVHSGR encoded by the coding sequence ATGACACAGAAAGCCCGGGTCGCCCTGGTCGGCGACCGTTCGGACGGCGTCCGCTCCCACGTCCGGATCCCGACGCTCTTCGCGCGTCTCGCCGAGCGTGACGACCTCGAACTCGACGCCTACTGGATCCCGACCGACGCCGCCGGCGACCTCACCGGTTTCGACGGCGTCTGGCTGGTGCCCGGCAGCCCGTACCGGTCCGAAGCCGGCGCGGTGGAGACCGTACGCGCCGCCCGCGAGAACGGCATCCCGTTCCTCGGCACCTGCGCCGGTTTCCAGCACGCGCTGCTGGAATTCGCGCGGAACGTCTGCGGCCTCGACGGGATCGGGCACGCGGAGAACGCGCCGGACTCGCCCGACCGGCTGATCGTCCCCCTGGCTTGTTCGCTCGTCGGGCACGAGGGCGCCGTCCACGTCACGCCGGGCACCCTCGCGGCACGGGTCCTCGGGGTGGAACGTTCCGTTGAGCGGTACCACTGTTCGTACGGTCTCGACGCCCGGCATCTGGACACCTTGGCGGCGAACGGGGTCGTCTTCAGTGGATTCGACGGCGATGGCGACGCGCGGATCGCGGAACTGCCGGAACATCCGTTCTTCCTGGCGACGCTGTTCCAGCCGGAACTCGCCGGCGACGGAACCCGGCCGCATCCGCTCGTCCAGGCCTTCGCCCGTGCCGCCGCGGACCACGCGAAACTGTCCGTCCACAGTGGACGCTGA
- a CDS encoding trypsin-like serine peptidase produces the protein MRRALLLVLCVVLSGCSAAPDPAATAGGATVAATPGAPRTNPAIGALFLDGTHFCTASVVHSAPGDLLLTAAHCLHDGEGGEYATGITFAPGYHDGVAPYGYWDVSDPQVPDGWAESSDPDLDVGFATARQAGTAKTLESVTGANTLLTGGGFAHTITLTGYPDEQEAPVVCHGSSAQADTYQMRVACPGFTTGTSGGPWVVGADPQTELGTVVGVIGGYLYGGDDPDTSYSSYFDTDVATLYRKMDARG, from the coding sequence ATGCGCCGCGCCCTGTTGCTCGTGCTCTGTGTCGTTCTGTCCGGTTGTTCCGCTGCGCCGGATCCTGCCGCGACCGCGGGCGGCGCGACCGTGGCGGCCACCCCCGGTGCTCCTCGGACCAATCCGGCGATCGGCGCGCTCTTCCTCGACGGAACGCATTTCTGCACGGCCAGCGTCGTCCACAGCGCCCCCGGGGACCTCCTGCTCACGGCGGCGCATTGCCTCCACGACGGCGAAGGCGGCGAATACGCGACAGGGATCACGTTCGCGCCCGGCTATCACGACGGCGTCGCGCCCTACGGGTATTGGGACGTCTCGGATCCGCAGGTTCCCGACGGCTGGGCCGAGTCCTCCGATCCGGACCTCGACGTCGGCTTCGCGACCGCCCGTCAGGCGGGCACCGCGAAGACCCTCGAAAGCGTCACCGGCGCCAACACGCTGCTCACCGGCGGCGGATTCGCCCATACGATCACCCTGACCGGCTATCCCGACGAACAGGAGGCGCCGGTCGTCTGCCACGGCTCAAGCGCCCAGGCCGACACCTACCAGATGCGCGTCGCGTGCCCCGGCTTCACGACCGGCACCAGCGGCGGCCCGTGGGTGGTCGGTGCCGACCCCCAGACCGAACTCGGCACCGTCGTCGGCGTGATCGGCGGTTACCTGTACGGCGGGGACGATCCGGACACGTCCTACAGCAGCTACTTCGACACCGACGTCGCCACCTTGTACCGGAAGATGGACGCCCGGGGATGA
- a CDS encoding RHS repeat-associated core domain-containing protein: protein MGNPLVAEVKDSTKAYTGSSLLESAFELKSAIESGDWASVALGAVGTALDALSMAMDPFGAILANGVGWLMEHVGPLKEALDALTGNADEIAANAETWMNIATELGDVGADLAGMVSADLQSWTGVSADAYRAQAKDTVTLLESAKAGCEGASSGVKTAGEVVAAVRALVRDIIAELIGHLISWALQVLFTLGIGLTWVVPQVVNAVAKTASKIANLTKKTVKALQALMPLLKRADDLFDSAAKALKKLQPGKGAPAPKPNKLDEGTTPKGSPDGGGTTPSGAGPGKSDPPPPVKSDPPPPPKNETPDGSTTPSGSPPPPPKDRGAPKSETNNRIKDNETTPGDRVPPKDRGGCGDPIDVATGSMMLTQDDVVFAGVLPLTVSRTHLSSYRLGRFFGTSWASTVDQRIEIEDDGLHLALADGTLLSYPVPISGPVLPEFGQRLPLSKVDDGYGVTTPDGMLFFSGPGNTLPLRAIVDGDGHRISVHYDDNGVPRELEHSAGYRLLVESKDGLVTALRLPGAETALRNYRYDERRRLVEITDVAGQPLRFTYDAEGRIVRWEDVNGRWYGYGFDSEGRVVRAQGTDGFLDVDIEYDRENLVTSVTNSLGHVTRYQLDELHRIVAETDPLGNTTRSEIDRFGKLLSRTDALGRTTRWEMDDDGNVVTVLQPDGSRALAEYSAPGRWTSRTGPDGAVWRREYDERGKLVRATDPTGATTTYGYDDAGNVAVVTDALGGVTLIESNAAGLPVSVTDPLGAVTRYTYDEFGQTTSVIDPLGGVTRTKWDGFGEIAEQIDPDGSVWRWNRTTAGSADEAVDARGLAVRTEYSQFDLPTAEIGPDGDRLSYVYDTELRLVSVTNEHGLVWRYTYDPAGNLVSETDFNGRTTRYGYDAAGQLVSRTNSLGQTVTIDYDVLGRVVGRRAADDVATFTYDGADRMTSARNAHSEVTIAYDALGRIVSETLNGRAVLSEYDAIGRRVARRTPSGAESFFAYDAASRPVALRTAGRTLRFEHDPAGREVSRRLEGTPIELRQGWDAADRLTSQTVSTGRGVVQHREYGYLRDGLVSSISDALSGPRSLRVDRAGRVVDVQGQGWREGYGYNLAGAITQAGWPGADPAVGPRRYHGTLMTGAGATSYLHDTEGRTIARREPGRAWTYQWNSDDRLTGVVTPGGERWLYHYDALGRRIAKQHLDIQGRILEQIDFTWDGSKLAEEIRGGTAVVWDLEPGTDRPITQIERIPGQDARFHAIVTDLVGSPSELLDESGDVAWHVHTSLWGKVLSPPGRAYTPLRFPGQYHDPETGLHYNFKRYYDPATGRYLSHDPLGLEPASDSLAYVGNPTDMIDPLGLAPTRPKTGTCGKGTRGGGGKTKSPGNRVTKPKPAPGPKKPRRPPQSYLDGTHGAKNREQNRLTAKYDNELKTDGREKVSGQSHESEHPIPYEAIGRGSGGARGSSHDQKDLENHAWAYQEAKPAHKSHIGTGNKGDQDLTEGSANPSGFKNSQEYRDSERNALEGGDPNTAIQLNQLDYAFRDGFKNTDGTLDGKIADDSYHKMIDDAHASGKGLTYSTGPGTTATTPPLSSHDVKELHMARDTIRDGDWPEEMKRQNRETYEQEVDRIHDNYPEPSAADRAKYQTGEGGWGDLDYGKKDPDAMDVD, encoded by the coding sequence GTGGGTAATCCGCTTGTCGCCGAGGTAAAGGACTCGACGAAGGCGTACACCGGCTCGTCACTGCTGGAGTCGGCGTTCGAACTGAAATCGGCCATCGAAAGCGGCGACTGGGCCTCGGTGGCGCTGGGCGCGGTCGGGACCGCGCTCGACGCGCTGTCGATGGCGATGGATCCCTTCGGCGCGATCCTCGCGAACGGCGTCGGCTGGCTGATGGAACACGTCGGCCCGCTCAAGGAGGCACTCGACGCGCTCACCGGCAACGCCGACGAGATCGCGGCGAACGCCGAGACCTGGATGAACATCGCGACCGAACTCGGCGACGTCGGCGCGGATCTCGCCGGGATGGTCTCCGCCGATCTGCAGAGCTGGACCGGGGTCTCGGCCGACGCCTATCGCGCGCAGGCCAAAGACACGGTCACGCTGCTGGAGTCGGCGAAGGCGGGTTGCGAGGGCGCCTCCAGCGGAGTGAAGACGGCGGGCGAGGTCGTCGCCGCCGTCCGCGCGCTGGTGCGCGACATCATCGCCGAGCTGATCGGGCATCTGATCAGCTGGGCGCTGCAGGTGCTGTTCACCCTCGGGATCGGGCTGACCTGGGTGGTCCCGCAGGTGGTCAACGCCGTGGCGAAGACCGCGAGCAAGATCGCGAACCTGACGAAGAAGACCGTCAAGGCGCTTCAGGCGCTGATGCCGCTGCTGAAGCGAGCGGACGACCTGTTCGACAGCGCGGCGAAGGCGCTGAAGAAACTCCAGCCGGGCAAGGGCGCGCCCGCGCCGAAGCCGAACAAGCTGGACGAGGGCACGACACCCAAGGGCAGCCCCGACGGTGGCGGCACGACACCGTCCGGCGCGGGTCCCGGCAAGAGCGATCCGCCGCCGCCGGTGAAGTCGGATCCGCCTCCGCCGCCGAAGAACGAGACCCCGGACGGATCGACCACGCCGTCCGGCTCGCCGCCTCCGCCGCCCAAGGACCGCGGCGCCCCGAAATCCGAGACGAACAACCGGATCAAGGACAACGAAACCACCCCGGGGGACCGCGTCCCGCCCAAGGACCGCGGCGGCTGCGGCGACCCGATCGACGTCGCGACCGGCTCGATGATGCTGACGCAGGACGACGTCGTGTTCGCCGGCGTGCTCCCGCTGACCGTGTCGCGGACGCACCTCTCGTCGTACCGACTCGGCCGGTTCTTCGGCACTTCGTGGGCGTCCACTGTGGACCAGCGGATCGAGATCGAGGACGACGGCCTGCACCTCGCGCTCGCCGACGGGACGCTTCTTTCCTACCCTGTCCCGATTTCCGGCCCTGTACTCCCGGAATTCGGGCAGCGGCTTCCGTTGTCCAAAGTGGACGACGGCTATGGAGTGACCACTCCGGACGGGATGCTGTTCTTCTCCGGCCCGGGGAACACCCTTCCCCTGCGCGCGATCGTGGACGGCGACGGTCACCGGATCTCCGTGCATTACGACGACAACGGCGTCCCCCGGGAACTTGAGCACTCCGCGGGCTACCGCCTGCTCGTCGAGTCGAAGGACGGACTCGTCACGGCCCTTCGCTTGCCCGGCGCGGAAACCGCGCTGCGGAACTACCGGTACGACGAGCGGCGCCGCCTGGTCGAGATCACCGACGTCGCCGGTCAGCCCCTGCGGTTCACCTACGACGCCGAGGGCCGGATCGTGCGCTGGGAGGACGTCAACGGGCGCTGGTACGGATACGGCTTCGACTCCGAAGGCCGCGTCGTGCGGGCGCAGGGTACCGACGGCTTCCTCGACGTCGACATCGAGTACGACCGGGAAAACCTGGTCACCTCGGTCACGAACTCGCTCGGCCACGTCACCCGGTACCAGCTCGACGAACTGCACCGGATCGTCGCGGAGACCGATCCGCTGGGCAACACGACTCGGTCCGAGATCGACCGCTTCGGCAAGCTGCTCAGCCGCACCGACGCCTTGGGCCGCACCACGCGGTGGGAAATGGACGACGACGGGAACGTCGTCACCGTGCTGCAGCCCGACGGAAGCCGAGCGCTCGCCGAGTACTCCGCGCCGGGCCGGTGGACCAGCAGGACCGGGCCGGACGGCGCCGTCTGGCGCCGCGAGTACGACGAGCGCGGAAAGCTCGTGCGTGCCACGGATCCGACCGGCGCCACCACCACCTACGGCTACGACGACGCGGGCAATGTCGCGGTCGTGACCGACGCACTCGGCGGCGTCACCCTGATCGAGTCGAACGCGGCGGGCCTGCCGGTCTCCGTCACCGACCCGCTCGGCGCGGTCACGCGGTACACCTACGACGAGTTCGGGCAGACCACCTCGGTCATCGACCCGCTCGGCGGTGTCACCCGGACGAAGTGGGACGGTTTCGGCGAGATCGCCGAACAGATCGATCCCGACGGTTCCGTGTGGCGCTGGAATCGCACCACGGCGGGTTCGGCCGACGAAGCCGTGGACGCCCGCGGGCTCGCGGTGCGCACCGAATACTCGCAGTTCGACCTGCCCACCGCCGAAATCGGCCCGGACGGTGATCGACTGTCCTATGTGTACGACACCGAGCTGCGGCTGGTGTCGGTCACCAACGAGCACGGTCTCGTCTGGCGCTACACCTACGACCCTGCCGGGAACCTGGTCAGTGAGACCGATTTCAACGGGCGCACCACCCGCTACGGCTACGACGCCGCCGGACAACTGGTGTCGCGTACCAACAGTCTCGGGCAGACGGTCACCATCGACTACGACGTGCTCGGCCGCGTCGTCGGCCGCCGGGCGGCCGACGATGTCGCCACGTTCACCTACGACGGCGCCGACCGGATGACCTCGGCGCGCAACGCGCATTCCGAAGTCACCATCGCCTACGACGCGCTGGGCCGGATCGTCTCGGAGACGCTCAACGGCCGGGCCGTCCTCTCGGAATACGACGCCATCGGCCGTCGCGTCGCGCGGCGCACGCCGTCGGGAGCCGAGTCGTTCTTCGCCTACGACGCGGCGAGCCGCCCTGTCGCGCTGCGAACGGCCGGGCGCACCCTGCGTTTCGAGCACGACCCGGCAGGCCGGGAAGTGTCGCGCCGGCTCGAAGGCACGCCGATCGAGCTGCGCCAGGGCTGGGACGCCGCCGACCGGCTGACCTCCCAGACCGTGTCCACCGGCCGGGGTGTCGTGCAGCACCGCGAGTACGGCTACCTGCGGGACGGGCTCGTCTCGTCGATCTCCGATGCGCTGTCCGGGCCGCGGTCGCTGCGGGTCGACCGGGCGGGCCGCGTGGTCGACGTCCAGGGGCAGGGCTGGCGGGAGGGCTACGGCTACAACCTCGCGGGCGCGATCACGCAGGCGGGCTGGCCGGGCGCGGATCCGGCCGTCGGGCCGCGGCGCTACCACGGCACCCTGATGACCGGCGCCGGGGCGACGTCGTACCTGCACGACACCGAAGGCCGCACGATCGCGCGCCGCGAACCCGGCCGTGCCTGGACGTACCAGTGGAACTCCGACGACCGGCTGACCGGCGTCGTCACGCCCGGCGGTGAGCGCTGGCTCTACCACTACGACGCGCTCGGACGGCGGATCGCCAAGCAGCACCTCGACATCCAGGGCCGGATCCTCGAACAGATCGACTTCACCTGGGACGGCTCGAAGCTCGCCGAAGAGATCCGCGGCGGCACCGCCGTCGTCTGGGACCTGGAGCCGGGCACGGACCGGCCGATCACGCAGATCGAACGGATCCCCGGACAGGACGCCCGGTTCCACGCCATCGTCACCGATCTCGTCGGCTCACCGAGCGAACTGCTCGACGAATCGGGCGATGTCGCCTGGCATGTGCACACGTCCTTGTGGGGCAAGGTCCTCTCGCCGCCGGGGCGGGCGTACACGCCGTTGCGTTTCCCCGGCCAGTACCACGACCCGGAAACCGGGCTGCACTACAACTTCAAGCGCTACTACGACCCGGCCACCGGGCGGTACCTCTCGCACGACCCGCTCGGCCTCGAACCGGCGTCGGACTCGCTGGCCTACGTCGGCAACCCGACGGACATGATCGACCCGCTCGGCCTGGCGCCGACGAGGCCGAAGACGGGCACCTGCGGCAAGGGGACCCGCGGGGGCGGCGGCAAGACGAAATCGCCGGGCAACCGCGTCACCAAGCCGAAACCGGCGCCGGGGCCGAAGAAGCCGCGGCGCCCACCGCAGAGCTACCTCGACGGCACACACGGCGCGAAGAACCGTGAGCAGAACCGGCTCACGGCGAAGTACGACAACGAACTCAAGACCGACGGCCGGGAGAAGGTGTCCGGGCAGTCCCACGAGTCAGAGCACCCGATCCCCTACGAGGCGATCGGCCGCGGCAGTGGTGGCGCGCGGGGTTCGAGCCACGACCAGAAGGACCTGGAAAACCACGCTTGGGCGTATCAGGAGGCCAAACCCGCGCACAAGTCGCATATCGGTACCGGTAACAAGGGCGACCAGGACCTGACGGAAGGATCGGCGAACCCGAGCGGCTTCAAGAACAGCCAGGAGTACCGCGACTCCGAACGCAACGCGCTGGAAGGCGGCGATCCGAACACCGCGATCCAGCTCAACCAGCTCGACTACGCGTTCCGGGACGGGTTCAAGAACACCGACGGCACCCTCGACGGCAAGATCGCGGACGACTCGTACCACAAGATGATCGACGACGCGCACGCCAGCGGCAAGGGCCTCACCTACTCGACCGGCCCCGGTACGACCGCGACCACACCGCCGCTGTCCAGCCACGACGTCAAGGAACTGCACATGGCCCGGGACACCATCCGGGACGGTGACTGGCCCGAGGAGATGAAGCGGCAGAACCGCGAGACCTACGAGCAGGAAGTCGATCGGATCCACGACAACTACCCGGAGCCGAGCGCGGCCGACCGGGCGAAGTACCAGACCGGCGAGGGCGGCTGGGGCGACCTGGATTACGGCAAGAAGGACCCGGACGCGATGGACGTCGACTGA
- a CDS encoding GGDEF domain-containing protein: protein MVEGLAAAVAVIALLRSNYETTEFVRFGSLLGLAVLQAELSRSVERLRRTLCDRPHINMTSVWTFAGVLVLPQGLALALGLLIYLHLWLRVWRGMSHRPAYRVVYCAAAIVISCLASGAIVSGWNGLPVGFAGSLKIVEAAAVFTVVNAFVVALSVYLHTGAKAPRALFGTGDDNLLEITTLVLGTSTALGIVHAPALVPFVLLPVLVLHRSVLVRQLEIAANIDGKTGVLNAHAWHALSERELMSAARAKSKLGVLMLDLDHFKQVNDVYGHLAGDVVLKAVAEAISEHVRDYDSVGRFGGEEFVVLLPGATETDVLPVAERVRRAVMALEVEVATASGPSVVRGLSVSIGAAVYPSGGTVLERLLHVADSALYQAKNSGRNRVVALAAA, encoded by the coding sequence GTGGTGGAAGGACTTGCGGCGGCAGTAGCCGTAATCGCCCTGCTCCGATCGAACTACGAGACTACGGAATTCGTCCGATTTGGATCACTGCTCGGCCTCGCCGTCCTGCAGGCCGAGCTTTCGCGTTCGGTGGAACGGTTACGGCGCACGCTGTGTGACCGGCCGCATATCAACATGACTTCGGTGTGGACGTTCGCGGGGGTGCTCGTCCTGCCGCAGGGGCTCGCGCTGGCCCTCGGACTGCTCATCTACCTGCATCTATGGCTTCGGGTGTGGCGGGGGATGAGCCATCGCCCGGCGTACCGCGTGGTGTACTGCGCGGCGGCGATCGTGATCTCCTGCCTGGCGTCGGGGGCCATCGTCTCCGGGTGGAACGGCCTGCCCGTCGGGTTCGCCGGCTCGCTGAAGATCGTCGAGGCGGCGGCCGTCTTCACCGTGGTCAACGCGTTCGTCGTGGCGCTCTCGGTGTACCTGCACACCGGGGCGAAGGCTCCGCGTGCGCTGTTCGGCACCGGCGACGACAACCTGCTCGAAATCACCACGCTGGTGCTCGGGACCTCGACCGCGCTGGGCATCGTGCACGCGCCGGCGCTCGTCCCGTTCGTCCTGCTGCCGGTGCTGGTGCTGCACCGCAGTGTGCTGGTGCGGCAGCTGGAGATCGCGGCGAACATCGACGGCAAGACCGGCGTCCTGAACGCGCACGCGTGGCACGCGCTGAGCGAGCGGGAGCTCATGTCGGCGGCCAGGGCGAAGAGCAAACTCGGCGTGCTGATGCTCGATCTCGACCATTTCAAGCAGGTCAACGACGTCTACGGGCATCTCGCCGGCGACGTCGTGCTCAAGGCGGTCGCGGAGGCGATCTCCGAGCACGTACGCGACTACGACTCCGTCGGCCGCTTCGGTGGTGAGGAGTTCGTCGTGCTGCTTCCCGGCGCGACGGAGACCGACGTGCTCCCCGTGGCCGAGCGTGTGCGGCGGGCGGTGATGGCGCTCGAAGTCGAGGTCGCGACCGCTTCGGGGCCGAGCGTCGTGCGGGGGCTTTCGGTGTCGATCGGCGCCGCGGTCTACCCGTCCGGCGGGACCGTGCTGGAACGGCTGCTGCACGTCGCCGACTCCGCGCTCTACCAGGCGAAGAACAGCGGGCGGAACCGCGTCGTCGCCCTCGCCGCCGCCTGA
- a CDS encoding LysR family transcriptional regulator, producing the protein METHLLRTFVAVARGGSFSRAARDLGYTQSAISQHIATLEQDLGTTLLTRRPVAPTRAGERLLEHAGPLLTRLDAARADLARLTAAPTGRVILGLTPLSLTAEVASAVPRGTELRVLGREAVLTEVAAGTLDLGLVDGMTAPSDPLPLPDAGPLTTTVVGERPLAVAVPAGHPMTGRAVRLAELADAGWIDAPDTAIPLERLRKSASTDGFRGRLRYTGTDVRGLLGLVAAGQGLALLPADVLTGVSTLSLSSPRVVHRTELVHGDPGEGSALAATLTGQRP; encoded by the coding sequence ATGGAGACCCATCTGCTCCGCACCTTCGTGGCGGTGGCACGCGGCGGCTCGTTCTCGCGGGCGGCCCGCGACCTCGGCTACACGCAGTCCGCGATTTCCCAGCACATCGCCACGCTCGAACAGGATCTCGGCACCACACTGCTGACCCGGCGGCCCGTCGCGCCGACCCGGGCCGGGGAACGTCTCCTCGAACACGCCGGCCCGCTGCTGACCCGGCTCGACGCCGCCCGCGCGGATCTCGCCAGGCTCACCGCGGCGCCCACCGGCCGGGTCATCCTCGGGCTGACCCCGCTGTCGCTCACCGCCGAAGTCGCCTCCGCCGTGCCACGCGGCACCGAATTACGCGTCCTGGGCCGCGAAGCCGTCCTGACGGAGGTCGCGGCGGGCACGCTCGACCTCGGTCTCGTCGACGGGATGACCGCGCCGAGCGATCCTCTGCCGCTGCCCGACGCCGGGCCGCTCACCACCACCGTCGTCGGCGAACGCCCGCTCGCGGTCGCGGTACCCGCGGGCCATCCGATGACGGGACGGGCCGTCCGGCTGGCCGAACTCGCCGACGCGGGCTGGATCGACGCACCGGACACCGCGATTCCGTTGGAGCGCTTGAGGAAATCCGCCTCGACCGACGGGTTCCGCGGTCGCCTGCGCTACACCGGGACCGACGTCCGCGGTCTGCTCGGCCTGGTCGCCGCCGGTCAGGGGCTGGCGCTGCTCCCGGCGGACGTGCTCACCGGCGTGAGCACGCTTTCCCTGTCCTCGCCGCGCGTGGTGCACCGCACCGAACTCGTGCACGGCGACCCCGGCGAGGGCTCCGCGCTGGCCGCCACGCTGACGGGTCAGCGGCCGTAG
- a CDS encoding MFS transporter has product MEKGDSARSTTFKAAFAVGEFRALWAAEALSQAGDQLARVALSVLVWERTASAGLTGLTYGLTYLPTLIGGTLFAGLADRYPRRTVMIVCDLLRAALAALMAVPGMPLAVLAGLLVLLTMAGGPFRAAQLALLPDVLEGDRYIAGLAVRTITIQTAQLAGFGGGGLVIGFVTPYWGLVIDAVTFVVSALLVSTGVRRRAPVATESSVKSRVARAFSGEGVRELWQGKGIRVLFGLKMLAGFAIAPEGLAAPLAVGLGAGTFAVGLILAADPVGSVIGSWIFTKWVPARRKTRMVGILAIASVVPLVFLFFRPPLPVCLLLIGLSGAFAAPYHLQAVALMARAVPDGVRAQVMGLTSTSLVTVQGIGIMLAGGLAQLTGPFVAVGVAATVAVASAGPMAMAWKRAIATGPDVWLPAGSRAG; this is encoded by the coding sequence ATGGAGAAGGGGGATTCCGCTCGGAGCACCACGTTCAAGGCCGCCTTCGCGGTCGGCGAGTTCCGGGCGTTGTGGGCGGCGGAGGCGCTTTCGCAGGCCGGTGACCAGCTGGCCAGGGTCGCGTTGTCGGTGCTCGTCTGGGAAAGAACCGCGTCGGCGGGGCTGACCGGGCTCACCTACGGCCTGACGTACCTGCCGACGCTGATCGGGGGCACGCTGTTCGCCGGTTTGGCGGACCGGTATCCGCGGCGGACGGTGATGATCGTCTGCGACCTGCTGCGCGCGGCGCTCGCGGCGCTGATGGCCGTGCCGGGAATGCCGCTCGCGGTGCTGGCCGGGCTGCTGGTGCTCCTGACGATGGCGGGCGGGCCCTTTCGGGCGGCGCAGCTCGCGTTGCTGCCGGACGTCCTCGAAGGCGACCGGTACATCGCCGGGCTCGCGGTCCGCACGATCACCATCCAAACGGCACAGCTCGCCGGATTCGGTGGTGGCGGGCTGGTGATCGGGTTCGTGACGCCCTATTGGGGGCTGGTGATCGACGCGGTGACCTTTGTGGTCTCGGCACTGCTGGTGTCCACAGGGGTTCGTCGCCGGGCGCCCGTCGCCACGGAATCTTCGGTGAAAAGCCGCGTGGCACGGGCTTTCAGTGGTGAAGGCGTCAGAGAACTGTGGCAGGGCAAGGGAATCCGGGTGCTCTTCGGGCTGAAGATGCTCGCCGGGTTCGCCATCGCGCCGGAAGGGCTCGCGGCACCGCTCGCCGTCGGTCTCGGGGCGGGGACTTTCGCGGTCGGGCTTATTCTCGCGGCGGATCCGGTCGGTTCGGTAATAGGATCGTGGATCTTCACGAAATGGGTTCCGGCGCGACGGAAAACGCGAATGGTCGGCATTCTCGCCATCGCATCCGTCGTTCCTTTGGTCTTTCTCTTCTTTCGCCCGCCGCTGCCGGTGTGCCTGCTGTTGATCGGGCTCAGCGGGGCCTTCGCGGCGCCGTACCACCTGCAGGCCGTCGCGTTGATGGCCCGCGCTGTGCCCGACGGCGTCCGGGCACAGGTGATGGGCCTGACCTCGACGAGTTTGGTGACCGTACAAGGAATCGGGATCATGCTCGCGGGCGGTCTCGCCCAGCTGACCGGCCCGTTCGTGGCCGTCGGGGTGGCCGCGACGGTGGCCGTGGCCTCGGCGGGGCCGATGGCGATGGCCTGGAAACGCGCCATCGCCACCGGACCCGATGTATGGCTCCCGGCCGGGAGCCGGGCCGGCTGA